The window GAGTAATTCTATGGCAACATTATGTAGTTTAGAGAGCAGCAAATGTCCTCAAGAAAATGACAATGATCTGCCCTAAATTTCTAGCAACAAAGTAACTGATAAATAAGGCTAAAATACTTGGTTCAACCTAACACAGTATTTTGATTTTAGCAACAGTGCAGCAGCTAAGATGAAAGAGAACAGGCAAGTTACAGCATGTTTGAAGAGGAGGGATTATGCAAAATTCATTCAATGATACATGATGACATATCTAGAACAGGGAGAGTGGTGAATCATAATCAGTAATGCAGAGTTTAAGGAATAAAACAGGACACTGATAAGGTTTGATTTTTATGATCAGTAGAGATGTCCAAAGTGAGATACAATGCTGCAATATTCTAAAGGAGGAAACTAACTACGCAAGACTAATGAGAATGAACTATCAATACAGAGTTCAAGTAGTCCAAAAACAACTTCCTCGAGGTACTGATGGGCATACAAAACCAGGTTCAATGCTATGATTATATAATGGTCACACATGAATTGAGTTGAGAAGCACAAAACCATATCATGTCACCAAGGCAGTAATTCAGGTAGATACAGTTGAATATGAAGTTATCAGATAGGTATTTGAGGTGTGCAAGGCACTTCAGGCAGTGTGACAGCTCGGAAGGGACAAGGTTAAGTATAGTCAAAGGAGGCATGGGATATAAAACAAGAAATGAAAGCACTCAAAATCACGTAGCACCATATGCAGCAAAGGAGGATTAATCACACCTAAACATAAATAAGTTACTAATCATTGTGAATTTGGCACAGTTTGAGGTTCAGATAGACTTATGCAACCTATGTACAGTTTATCATCAAGTCTTAATAATATGGACATACAAAGGCAACCAAATATTTTGAAGCAAACATCATTTTTAGTTAGAGGTTGAAGATATGCTCACTGCCAATTCTTTCATGGAGCAAAAATATTGAATCATAATTAAAGAAGTCAAAAAGGAGAATCCAATGAGTAATCGAACAAGAAGTCAATTAAAATCTTCAGCCCATAACACAAAATTATGCCTTGACGAAACGTTTCAAACAGAACTGAAGCTAATTACACAATAAAGTCTAAATCTTAAGGCTTAGGTGTTGGTAGCCCAGGTATAAATCCGCTAATCATATAGCTAACGAACTAAACTCACACTCGGATCTGGACAGTGAATTGCTCAACAAAAAAGAAACCAAAACTGGGTTTGACTATGTTATGCACTCTACTTGAATGACCTATACGATAACTGAGTTTAGATTCAAATAGGACATTCATGATCATATTAATATGATTCGAACAAACACAAAAGAGGACCAGATTATCCACGAAACAACATATGCATACTAAACTCAAACCAAACATGAACTAACCCAACAACCGACATGTCGATACAATTAAACAGGAATTAAAACGAACATAAACATGCCTGCACTAGCAATTAACACATAAGCCTAACTGAACAAGAAGAGAAATTAATACAACACCGAATACAATAATAACAATTCAAATCGGGGACAGACCCATTTAACGACAAAATACGTGAATAAAACAGAACAGGGCAAAATGTCATACTCTGCACACAAATAGAAAGTTGATAGGAAATTGACTATCTAAATTCGTAATAAACAAGACCGAGCTAGGGATTAAACATTAAGCAAAACACAATGAGAACAGAATTGAAAATAAACATAATCCTCTCACATTTTACACGAAgcaactaaataaaattaatcacCATTTGGACAAgatgaaattaagaaaaagaaCGTCGAAATGCTAAAACACAAAGGAAAATTACCTTTGTTGGGTGCAGTGAAATGGGGTGTCGCGGTCGTtgaatctatgctcgaactcgaacgaacccgaacccgattaaagCAACTAAAGTTTCAACACGAAGAACTGGAAATAGAGTAATTGTCCCTCCCACgactaaagttcaccggaaaggaAATTCAAGTTTTTGAAGATGGTCTGTGTCCCTCAAAACATTGAATAATCTCCCAAAATACTGAAAATCCCCCTTTTCCAAAACAATGTTGAGTCCCCTCCAAAACTGAAtaatcttcccccccccccccaaaaacgATTCCCCCAAGAttatatttatagggtttcattTGTAATTGAGGcaaagagaggagcgtatgagagagacggGAGCGGAGAACAGGCGTGGGGGACAGCggtgagtggagaggagcgggtAACGTGGGAGGGACAATGGTGAGTGGAGAGAACGTGAGAGGTGAAGGAGGAGAGAAGGGAGAGGAGGAAGAGAGGGAAGGGAAAAGGAAAGAGGCGGCTGAAGGGTTTTAGGTTAAGGGTGAAAAAAAATGGAATGAAGCGGACCGGGTCGGGTATtgaatgggtaatgggctggtctgtTGGGTATTTTAGTTGGTGGGCTACCCGTTTGGGTTGGATTTAACATGAATTGGGGTCTGATTTTGGACCAATATCTTCCTTTATTTAATCCTCTTTGGGCTTCTTAGTGATTAATTTGTACAATGTACTATGTGAAAaacaattagtaattaatatgtgGAAAttaaggatttaataaagtataattaatttaacgagtacaaaaatccgaaaataaaatgatgacgagcTATAAAAATTAGTGATAAAGTAATGCCCGtgaatgttgaaaataaaagtagcgatattaatagtagtagcaataaatataaaatagtgaaaataaagtatttagctcgtcagtaaatttaaaaacccgagtaaataaaattaaataaaggagggacaaaattgggtgtcaacaagtatGCCGTAGGATTTCtttttagttttgcatcttagtgtcgaaaaaaaaaagttggaaaaatttcaaaaagattttattttctttatttttctttgataacttcttaagcccctcattagtaggcattcatcatccaccccctttggttttcttatggcctcggttctttcccgagggggggcctttgaaccaggcgtaggtagatttttttttcttttatagtcatagaaagggctgttcctgatgacgggtggatgacaacctgcttgagggaaaatcagTCCGTAGGCTAGGtacattcaaatgctaggtgcacagTATAGGTGAAGTCTTGGCATATGAGCGATcttgaaatgttttgtgaaagcatgccgtgaaactgtattacttttcttggaagcacttgaaaatggtttttgtgttgactcgtatgacccacttggcattgttgattttcattgtgtttgattgttttgagggacaaccggatccctcttgcgttgattatgtgccatgtgtgagtaaggtttcgtTTTTGAATCtatgtttggtattgacatctagaacttgccctgtgtgttcacaaagcgaaatgaagttgggttgagcctagaaagtgatagaggcgtttctttggttagtcactaaaaagcctaaaaagTTATCCTACCAGCGTGCAAATGACACCCTAGTTAACccctttgagcctttagccttttctttgatagcagttaattagccttacCCCTTTGTTCTATAGCACTCAATGTTTGATCCAAAACACTCCAGAAGCACTTTAATCAAATTACATGcataatgggagttgggaggcgaaaagaggggaaatggttgttaactgtaatctaggaagacaatgggagcaccgaatgaacagaactaattcacgtgttagttgggaattggaaaaaaaaaagaaaaaaaaaagaaagaaatctggAAAAGACAGAAAAAAATGTAGCaaaaaagtttcccttctaacttgtgtgattttaaaaagagtggtgcttaaacaaagaaaatggggtgaattgggagaaatttaaaggttggttggtgttgaataagggctaatAAAGAAATCGTGCAAGAATGACGAATGTAtaagtattaaagtgcttagggaggttagtcactattatccaaataattcctacccgtcccgtagcctacattacaaccctcgaagtcctacttgattctaggttcgtcttacttgtattagtagagtggttacactacgggcaatcATATGGTATGTCGTACATTACATGTGacgttctttgtgagagtgagtgcaTTTATTGATTTCAGGTCCATTGAGTTAAACATATGATTCTTGATGAGATATGGACTATTTTGTtgtggtgagggcacataattagcaatagagaggtgaagtgttgatttcttgatcataaggttgcctatatgcgttaaagtggtgtcgttgagtcaactattttgaaattcgaaatgttttCTTTGAAAAGAAGTACTTGTTGCTGAAACTGAGGCTTTTAAAacctttggcatggctttcgcaatCTGGGTCGTGGGTTTGTTTTTGAAAATTTTTCTTCACGAGTTAGCCATACTAGccgaatcccgttgcagacctgtttgaatgagtgagctagaagtgtagtctgatgttggtttgtgtctgctcgagggcgagcaaagtctaagtggggggtgatgatatttggcacaaatatcatgttttgtgtcgtattacaacttcttcttatggctgttatcgcttaattcatgacgaaaccgtcgtatttgaacttatgtcgttacatttcatatgtataggtacgatgacgacaaacgatggaaaatgtgcttgaaatgattggaattcgtagcatatgtcgattggctgaggtgacgagtcgatgaCCGTAAAGGACGAACTAAAAGGAGAGTTAATCGACTGCAGATCCTCGccttccttccgcatcgcggaaggattgcgagaagctccagaaagtcaggcgatcgatccgcatcgcgtgaagaaggcgTGAAGCTGCAGAccattgcgcgatccttccgcgatgcggaaggaaagcgggactctgcggacgttttcccgattagactaggatttggattccttatttattatctttaccctagcctatatatacacgtttttatagctgagaacagtattctgggattattgaaggatttgtaagccaccgttctcccttttatctctctaggttattttatttttcatctttttcaaccctagtttattcatggcttcttttgtctatgatcgaatcatgagtagctaaatctcctagttctagggttgtggcgaaataCTTGAAAGTTGATTGGATGacgattattatctattgattttccatattgtgggttgcttatttattcttggttttaattgtttgattatctggccaatagttagacactatctgtggtgcgtggattgaacttgagaaagggaattcacgtacgtaataagaataaatagagtttgttcgatttaatcgtttcgctactgaggatagagatataccctttagccctacttagttgaatacggtaaaataaaggcgttcttgttacatctaatgaccatagagatataggcattaaagtaatatctacaggcttgtgagtagttcgagagaatatcataaagcataattaacccgtcaactagtaacccaagaaataaaataggtggaattgtctgaagatcatctGGATTGTCGAacgccataaccctagatctttctctcatctgaaatttcttacaatctttgtcgacgtagtcccagtcataaaaacacccatcacaaattgtttacttttcaattttagtttagtaccacaaacaatcttgattttcactttcttgaatagtttcattcgaatttgaattagtttaacagtagaatctaagtctctgtgggatcgatatctggacttaacagtctatattacttgtacgaccacgtaaacttgcgtgtgcgtttgggagcaacaagtttttgcgCCAAAACTTTTATGAGAATAAAAGCCACAACTCTACTCGCCAAAAAATTTAAGATAATAAAAGGTGGAGGAGAAAGAAAACAAGGCCCTTTCTTAAGACTATTGATGAAGTTAATTTTCAAGGGAGGAAATATGGAAGAATACCCAGGAATACATGCAAAACCATATGCACACTTCTCCTAATTTTCCGTCAAGAAAACGATGGGTCCAAACTCATAATGAAAGCCATAGGTGATGTGATTTAGTAAATGATTCAAATTAACATGGAGATCCTTTATTGAGACCATTGACTTCCCTTAAAATTTTCTGTGTTGGAGATGGAAAATAGGAAGGCAAGTTTATTTTTCAATTCCATGTATATATTCCCTATCAAAGGGAAAAATAACTTCCTTCCAAATTACTTGAACGtcatcttctttctctctttggCATTctttccatctttctttctctcaCAAACATACATTTGAGTTTGTGAGAGGGGAGAGAGAAGGGTTCAAACCTTATTTGCTAAGGTTAGAAAAAATATGGGGGCTTGTGCAAGTGTACCAAAGGGCATGAGGGCTGAGGTAATGGCAGCCCCTCCACCGGAGCAACGGAAAGAGGAGGAAACCACCACCACAACCACTACAACAACCACCACCACCGCCCCTGAGGTGGTGGAGGTGACAGAAGGCGGTGAGAATGCCAAGCCAAAGGAGGATGAGAAGGTGGCCGAGGAGAAAGGTGATGATGACAAGCACCAATCTCTCGGATCATTACTCAATGAGGTATCTTTAAGGCTAACTTTAATATTGAAAATAATCAATGAATTGGAATTGAGATTCAAAGAACAATCTTGCAAACATATATGTCCCATCGATCGCCCTGTCCAAATTATATATCACACTTTAACAAAAACAACCGCTATCAAACAAAGCATAATACAAGATTTTAAATCAGTGAATGCATACGAAGTCCAGTCATACCTTCTCTTTAAATGCGAAGTCCAGTACTATATACTGCAAGACTTGTTTAATTTTATGTTTGCGTTACTGATTGAATACACTTTGAAACAGGGTGAAGCAGCCAAGGAATCAGCTAAAGATGAGAAGAGCTCAGACACCAAAGAACCAAAGGGCGAGGAGCTTCCGGTATCCGAAGCCTCTTCTTAACAAGAAAACAAATCAAACTAAAGGTGGTTGGTTTTCAAGCTCATCTTCAATGGTAAAAGAAAAGTAGCTACATTCTTTGTTGGAGGCAAATGTGGTTGAAATGAAAAAGGAAAGGTGCCTGCTTTTTTGGTGGATATTGTTTTAGAAATATctatattttttcatatttactGGAGTTCTCTTCATCTTATATGTTGAATTATTTTGTTACTGTCTTTGCAATCACAAGCACTGTACATTTAAGCCATCAAGTATCTTTCTTCCCTCATTGATCTGTAATATTTCCTGATTCCATGGGCCAAAACCACAGTTCACTCAAAATATTTTACCAATGTAGTTTATCCAACGTATACATACCAGGATACACCCCGTGCAAATTCTTGAAAAATGAATCTTGCTTAAATCCGTCTCACCCCAACCTGCTGCTAGCCCGGTCTTCTCTCATAATAAtcaaaatgcaaatatatacATTCAACTGATCTT is drawn from Lycium barbarum isolate Lr01 chromosome 8, ASM1917538v2, whole genome shotgun sequence and contains these coding sequences:
- the LOC132605165 gene encoding uncharacterized protein LOC132605165, with translation MGACASVPKGMRAEVMAAPPPEQRKEEETTTTTTTTTTTTAPEVVEVTEGGENAKPKEDEKVAEEKGDDDKHQSLGSLLNEGEAAKESAKDEKSSDTKEPKGEELPVSEASS